Genomic window (Sediminispirochaeta smaragdinae DSM 11293):
TTTGTCAGTGACAGCATGATCGAAAACAGCACTACGGGAATGACGACAAGAACACTGTTTTTGTAATAGATACCGAAATGTCCTTGCTCCCAGGTTTTCGCAATATTTTCCCAATGCATCTGCTGGGGAGGACCGAATACATTATGCACCAGTTCCGCTTTGGTTTTGAATGCGGCACTCCAGATCAATGAGAACGGAGCACAGGCAATGATCAAAAAGAGTGCTAAGATCAGAAAACAGATGATGCGGGAGACGGGAATTCTATGGTGTTTATTCATCGCTGTGCTTCCTTCTTAATGTGGTCATGCCAAAAGAAATTCCATAGATGATGAGTGCAAGTGTCACGGCAAGTGCTGCGGCGTAGCCGTACCGGTTGTATTGGAATGCATTCTTGAAAACATAGAGGGAGATAACATTGGTTGCATATCCCGGCCCGCCTTTTGTCATCACATAAACGAGATCGAAGGTCTTAAGCGAGTTGATAAAAAGAAAAATCGTTACAACGGAAATTTCGTGGTTCAGCGACGGAAGGGCGATATACCAGAATTTATGCAGTGTATTTCCTCCGTCGATGGATATCGCCTCATAAAGGGAGTGAGAGATTTTGCTGTACCCTGCCAAAAAGATGACCATCGCAAAGCCGTGGAATACCCAGGTTCCTGATATACCGACGGCTGTTAGGGCGGTAGCGCTGTCGCCCAGCCAGGCTTTCGTCATATCCGCAAGGCCAATGCCCCGCAGAAATGTGTTTATGACGCCGAATGAGGGATTGTAGATCCATCTCCAGATGACTCCGACAACAACGAGGGAAAGAATGTAGGGCATGAACAAAACCACTTCAAAGAGTTTACGTATTTTGTATCGATTAAGTTCGATGATCGATGCCAGCACCAGGCCGATGAGCGTGGGCAATACCATGATAAAAACGACTAATACCAGATTGTTTACCAGCGACCGATAAAAGATGGGATCGGAAAAAAGTGTTATGAAATTTTTTATGCCCACACATACTTTCGGCTGCAGTCCGTTCCAGGAAAAAAAGCTTAACTGGAGGGTCTGAAGCACGGGAATAAACAAAAACAGGCAATAGATGAAACATCCGGGGAGGAGATAGAGATAGCCGCGAAGGGGTGAATCATACAGGGATCTGTGTTCACTCATCATCACTTCCTATAGATGCAAAGCGCTTGTTCAGGTCGTCAATGATCTGCGGAACAAGATGCTTGGCGACCACGGGATTCTCTTCGAGGGCCGCGATTTGGGATTCCCGATCTCTCTTCCCTGCGGCGGCGATGGTAAGCCGCTCGAATTTCTTGACCTGCTTGATGAGATCGGTGGCACATGCGGGCAGTTCGGTCGTTGCTTCCGTTGCATGGCATTGGCCGTTTTTGCATAGGCACGAAGTCTCGATGACATCGCTATCTGTAAGATAGGGAAGGGTGCCCCTGTTTGCGACATTCACAATCAGCTGCTTGCCTTGGTTTGTATCAACCAGGGCTTCGACAAGGTTGAATGCGACCGCATCATATCCCCACAATCCCGTGTGGGTGAGGATGTCGAAGCGTGGTGCTTCTTTTCGTGCATACCCGGTTTCCTGTGTCATATACGATCCGTCCCGCTGTTGAATATAGCGGTTATACACATCGATAGGGTTTGTGTCTGGAGCAGATAGTGCTTCATAGTACTGTTTATTCAGCGTATGAATGACCTGTCCGCGTGTCTGTTTTACCCCGGCCATTTTTTTTGTGATGGTTTCGTGATAGAGATAATAGTAGAGATACTCGTTCGGCAGTATGTGGTAGGTTTGTATGTGATCGACCAGATCTTGATAAAATGGTTCCTGTGCGACAAACTCCTTTAAGCGTTCATGAACGAGCTCTTCCATTACCTCTTTCCCGTCTACCTTTACCGAGGTGACCCATCCGAGGTGGTTTAGTCCCGTATAGTGGGTTGTGATATGATCCTTGGACACTCCGTATAGGGTTCCGACGAATTTATCAATCATGATAGGTGCATCGCAGATGCCGATGACCTTTTTGTGATTGCTGTTTTCCAGAATGGCCTGCGTGATCATTCCCGAGGGGTTGGTAAAATTGATGATCCATGCCTTGGGGTTTATGCGGTGGAGGATGTTTGCCTGCGCCACAACAACGGGAATGGTTCGGTAGGCCATGGAGAATCCGCCGATTCCGACGGTTTCTTGCGGGAGTTGCCCGAACTTTAGGGCTGTCGTTTCATCGGCAATCCTGCTCTCGTCTCCTCCCACCCGAATGGACGAGAAGACAAAATCGGCGTGCTCCACGGCTTCCTGATAGGAGGATGCGATTGTTAGCTTCAGCCCTTGGCCCGATGCCGCAATGATCGCCTCTATTACCCGTGCATTGAGCTCTAATCGCTGCTGCTTGTTATCGTAGAGATAGAGATGTTCAAGCTTCATGTTTCGGGAAAGCAGCCCGCGTATTAATAAAGGTGTTCTCGGGCTTCCTGCCCCTATTACGGCAAGGATCATGTAGTAGCCTCCTCTGTTTCCTTTTCAAGATCAAATCGCTTTCGTACATCTTCGATAGTCAGATCGGAACTGCAGGATCGAAGATCCTCCGTCGACATTGCTCCCACGATATTTGCAAAGCGTATCGTATCGGCAATCGAAAAACCATGGGCCAGGCCGTACAATAGGCCTGCGGTAAATGAATCACCGGAGCCGCTGGGGTTTACCGCTTGTACCTGCGGTGCGGGAATCTGTATTATTTTTTCGCTTTCGTCTATTGTCACTGCCCCTTTGGGGCCCAGCGTCACCACCGGATGTGGGACGTATCGGCGTAAGTGATGCACCATGGCTGCCGGGTCTTGTTCTTTTGTGATTAAACGAGCCTCTTGCTCGTTTGGAAAAAACCACGATACATCTTTTAATGTATTAAAGTCGTCGGCTTTCCAGGCCAATGCCTCTTCATAGCCGATATCCGAGGTGATAATCAGAGAATCTCTGCGATCGGATATACACTGTTGAATTGTGGGATGTTGCAGTTGGGGAAAGTCGACATGTAGGAATCGAAATTTTTCTATATATAGGGGGGTAAGCTTTTCGAATATGCGGGGAAGATAACGTGCGAGCTCCGGTCCCTTTTTCGATATAAAACTCCTATCATTGTTTTTCGGAATGCAGATACTTACACCGGTTTCTTGTGTCGGTTCGTGGTGTATAAGGCTATCGGAGATCCCGACTTGCGTGAGGTAGTCTATGAGGTATGCTCCGAAGAAATCTGTTCCTATTGCCGATGCCAATGATACGTTCATGTTGAGGTTTTTCAGTATCACGGCGGTAATAGCGGATCC
Coding sequences:
- a CDS encoding carbohydrate ABC transporter permease; amino-acid sequence: MSEHRSLYDSPLRGYLYLLPGCFIYCLFLFIPVLQTLQLSFFSWNGLQPKVCVGIKNFITLFSDPIFYRSLVNNLVLVVFIMVLPTLIGLVLASIIELNRYKIRKLFEVVLFMPYILSLVVVGVIWRWIYNPSFGVINTFLRGIGLADMTKAWLGDSATALTAVGISGTWVFHGFAMVIFLAGYSKISHSLYEAISIDGGNTLHKFWYIALPSLNHEISVVTIFLFINSLKTFDLVYVMTKGGPGYATNVISLYVFKNAFQYNRYGYAAALAVTLALIIYGISFGMTTLRRKHSDE
- a CDS encoding family 4 glycosyl hydrolase, which produces MILAVIGAGSPRTPLLIRGLLSRNMKLEHLYLYDNKQQRLELNARVIEAIIAASGQGLKLTIASSYQEAVEHADFVFSSIRVGGDESRIADETTALKFGQLPQETVGIGGFSMAYRTIPVVVAQANILHRINPKAWIINFTNPSGMITQAILENSNHKKVIGICDAPIMIDKFVGTLYGVSKDHITTHYTGLNHLGWVTSVKVDGKEVMEELVHERLKEFVAQEPFYQDLVDHIQTYHILPNEYLYYYLYHETITKKMAGVKQTRGQVIHTLNKQYYEALSAPDTNPIDVYNRYIQQRDGSYMTQETGYARKEAPRFDILTHTGLWGYDAVAFNLVEALVDTNQGKQLIVNVANRGTLPYLTDSDVIETSCLCKNGQCHATEATTELPACATDLIKQVKKFERLTIAAAGKRDRESQIAALEENPVVAKHLVPQIIDDLNKRFASIGSDDE
- a CDS encoding carbohydrate kinase family protein, producing the protein MNNVLIVGSVFVDIICEGLSEYPNKGEELYIDSIVTSPGGSAITAVILKNLNMNVSLASAIGTDFFGAYLIDYLTQVGISDSLIHHEPTQETGVSICIPKNNDRSFISKKGPELARYLPRIFEKLTPLYIEKFRFLHVDFPQLQHPTIQQCISDRRDSLIITSDIGYEEALAWKADDFNTLKDVSWFFPNEQEARLITKEQDPAAMVHHLRRYVPHPVVTLGPKGAVTIDESEKIIQIPAPQVQAVNPSGSGDSFTAGLLYGLAHGFSIADTIRFANIVGAMSTEDLRSCSSDLTIEDVRKRFDLEKETEEATT